Proteins from one Oscillatoria nigro-viridis PCC 7112 genomic window:
- a CDS encoding carbamoyl phosphate synthase large subunit, with product MNSTYDFPYFQCNSLSDLFAPDITDARYAFILNYPATASWAAYPNRKKYFIQDGSSEATKTSFDKIGQKEPWKNLAVLGDAIPGIVINQPPNSLIDYWREHLGFSNSSMEMIDCSTYLDELSGSDRFDKLLTLFPFDNLKPEKHAVHPDIHYHLLSKTTLAELGVQCPKYQSYNLHEVNLESIQLPEQFPYLIKTSHGLSGEGTYIIKSASDLNYCLQEVRKYLDIKLLDTIIVSEFVKNQVQNYCVQFYVSKTGNIRLIGTTSQLVTPEGSYLGGLIHYRETDMSRFFEMIAAIGKYAHQQGYFGVIGFDVLEDSEGQLYAIDANFRVNGSTPLCLQRHTLLGLGKEVAQYSSNWRMDGTLESILVTLKPELDRKDLIILSALEKVKYGKIYTEIYGIVAGEDIKEMQHIKQNLHGKGLQQLG from the coding sequence ATGAACTCAACCTACGACTTTCCTTACTTTCAATGCAATTCTCTTTCCGATTTGTTTGCTCCAGACATCACAGATGCACGTTATGCGTTCATCCTAAATTACCCTGCAACTGCCAGTTGGGCTGCTTACCCCAACAGGAAAAAATACTTTATTCAAGATGGCAGCAGTGAAGCCACCAAAACTTCTTTCGACAAGATTGGTCAGAAGGAACCTTGGAAAAATCTGGCTGTGTTAGGCGATGCCATCCCAGGGATTGTAATTAATCAGCCGCCGAACTCGCTGATTGACTATTGGCGGGAGCATTTGGGCTTCAGCAACAGCAGTATGGAGATGATAGATTGCTCGACTTATCTCGACGAACTCAGCGGCAGCGATCGCTTTGACAAACTCCTGACTCTATTTCCCTTCGACAATCTCAAACCTGAAAAACACGCCGTCCATCCCGACATCCACTATCACTTGCTCAGCAAAACAACGCTAGCAGAATTAGGGGTGCAATGTCCGAAATACCAAAGCTACAATCTGCACGAAGTCAATCTCGAAAGCATTCAGTTACCAGAGCAATTCCCCTACTTGATTAAAACATCCCACGGACTTTCTGGAGAAGGCACTTATATTATCAAAAGCGCCAGCGATCTGAACTACTGCTTGCAGGAAGTGAGGAAATATCTCGATATTAAGTTGCTCGATACGATTATTGTCTCGGAATTCGTCAAGAATCAAGTGCAGAACTACTGCGTGCAGTTTTATGTAAGCAAAACGGGAAATATCAGGCTCATCGGCACTACCAGCCAACTTGTCACTCCAGAGGGCAGCTATTTAGGGGGACTGATTCACTACCGCGAAACCGACATGAGTAGGTTTTTTGAGATGATTGCCGCTATTGGTAAATATGCTCACCAACAGGGTTATTTCGGCGTTATTGGCTTCGACGTGCTGGAAGACTCTGAAGGACAGTTGTATGCCATTGATGCCAATTTCCGAGTTAATGGCTCGACTCCGCTTTGCTTGCAGCGCCACACCTTACTGGGGCTGGGAAAGGAGGTGGCTCAATATTCCAGTAACTGGCGAATGGACGGGACTTTGGAATCGATTCTTGTCACCCTGAAACCAGAACTCGATCGCAAGGACTTGATAATCCTGTCGGCTTTAGAGAAGGTTAAATACGGGAAAATCTACACGGAAATTTACGGGATAGTTGCGGGTGAGGATATCAAGGAAATGCAGCACATCAAGCAGAATTTGCACGGTAAGGGATTGCAGCAATTGGGTTAA
- a CDS encoding tetratricopeptide repeat protein has translation MTKKPHRLIPQILAAGLTLFGVAACSPVYFSQGLARANQGDFKGDVADYNPNIDFNASNAIAYRWSDIQYKPEKKEDWSTDDYYKLGFFILFAGLAGLAVYYKLAPTFADAYNNRGLAKYKLGKIEEALSDYNQAIELNPKLASAYLNRGLTKSSLGKKEEALSDYNQAIDLDPKRAAAYVGRALVKHELGKKEEALSDYTKAIDLDSKLDVAYVGRGLVKSELEEKAEAIADYTKAIELNPKDVGAYKNRGLAKFSLGRIEEALADYNQAIDLDPNDADAYNNRGKVKYELGEKEEARADFVKANNLNPKLAVAYYTQGLAKYREGKIEEAIANYNQAIDLNPNYADAYHNRGLAKYNLEKREEAIADYNQAIDLNPKLAAGYNNRGLAKSRLGRIEEALADYNQAIELDANDADAYNNRGNVKYELGAKQEARADFVKANDLNPKLAFVYFKRGVGKSELAEKAEALAAFSNAVNLNPKLAVAYLLRGNIKGEIGNQEEALADYNQAIHLDPKLSAAYVNRGIVKSALGHKAEALADYNQAIHLEPKFSAAYVNRGMVKSDLGQKAEAISDYNQAIELNPKLALAYVNRGAAKSELGHKAEAISDYNQALDLDPKLAVAYANRGSAKYELGQKAEAISDYNQAIDLDPKLAIAYVERGYVKYDLGEKEEAISDYNQAIELNPNYADAYYTRGLANSALGKTEDPLADRTQAIELNPNYSDAYYTRSVANSALETAEEILVDYTQALDLNYNSANAYFRRGSSKSDVEKKAEAIADYNQAIELNPKDAVAYNNRGLAKYNLGENEEALADYNQAIHLNSCYADAYNNRGLAKSFLGQTEEAIADYNQALDLNSCYADAYLNRGLAKSALGQKAEAIADYNQAIDIDPKLAVAYNNRGNTKSALGEKTEAIADYTKAIELNYYNPHPYYNRGLTKYNLGEQEAAIADYSKVIELSYYNAHAYYNRGLAKSDLGQKAEAIADYQKAADLYKYQGNTSDYQEAINKIQELSAE, from the coding sequence ATGACTAAAAAACCGCATCGCTTGATTCCACAAATTCTGGCTGCTGGTTTGACCCTGTTTGGGGTGGCCGCTTGTTCCCCTGTCTATTTCAGTCAAGGACTTGCTCGCGCAAATCAAGGAGATTTCAAGGGTGATGTAGCTGATTATAATCCGAATATCGACTTTAATGCCAGCAATGCTATTGCGTATCGTTGGAGTGATATCCAATATAAACCAGAGAAAAAAGAAGACTGGAGTACAGACGACTATTATAAATTAGGCTTTTTTATCCTGTTTGCGGGGCTGGCTGGTTTAGCTGTCTATTACAAACTAGCTCCTACATTCGCTGATGCCTACAACAATCGGGGTTTAGCCAAGTATAAACTAGGAAAAATAGAAGAGGCACTCTCTGATTATAATCAGGCGATCGAGCTTAATCCCAAACTAGCTTCTGCCTACTTAAATAGGGGTTTAACCAAGTCTAGCCTAGGAAAAAAAGAAGAGGCGTTATCCGATTATAATCAGGCGATAGACCTCGATCCAAAACGAGCTGCTGCCTACGTGGGTCGAGCTTTAGTCAAGCATGAACTAGGAAAAAAAGAAGAGGCACTATCCGATTATACGAAGGCGATAGACCTCGATTCAAAACTAGATGTTGCCTACGTCGGTCGTGGTTTAGTCAAGTCTGAGCTAGAGGAAAAAGCAGAGGCAATAGCAGATTATACGAAGGCGATAGAGCTAAATCCCAAAGATGTTGGTGCTTACAAAAATCGGGGTTTAGCAAAGTTTAGTTTAGGAAGAATAGAAGAGGCGCTGGCAGATTATAATCAGGCAATAGATCTCGATCCCAACGATGCTGATGCTTACAACAATCGGGGTAAGGTTAAGTATGAACTAGGCGAAAAAGAAGAGGCGCGGGCAGATTTTGTTAAAGCGAACAACCTGAATCCCAAATTAGCTGTTGCCTACTACACTCAGGGTTTAGCCAAGTATCGTGAAGGAAAAATAGAAGAGGCAATCGCAAATTATAATCAGGCGATCGACTTGAATCCAAACTATGCTGATGCCTACCACAATCGTGGCTTAGCCAAGTATAACCTAGAAAAAAGAGAAGAGGCAATCGCAGATTATAATCAGGCGATCGACTTGAATCCAAAATTAGCTGCTGGTTACAACAATAGAGGTTTAGCCAAGTCTCGCCTAGGAAGAATAGAAGAGGCGTTGGCAGATTATAATCAGGCGATCGAACTCGATGCTAACGATGCAGATGCTTACAATAATAGAGGTAATGTGAAGTATGAACTAGGGGCAAAACAAGAGGCGCGGGCAGATTTTGTTAAAGCTAATGACCTGAATCCAAAATTAGCTTTTGTCTACTTTAAGAGGGGTGTAGGTAAGTCTGAATTGGCGGAAAAAGCAGAGGCGCTGGCAGCTTTTTCTAATGCGGTTAATCTGAATCCAAAATTAGCTGTTGCCTACTTATTGCGGGGTAATATCAAGGGTGAGATTGGCAATCAAGAAGAGGCGCTGGCAGATTATAATCAGGCGATTCACCTAGATCCAAAATTATCTGCGGCCTACGTCAATCGGGGTATTGTCAAATCTGCCCTAGGGCACAAAGCAGAGGCGCTCGCAGATTATAATCAGGCGATCCACCTCGAACCAAAATTTTCTGCGGCCTACGTCAATCGGGGTATGGTCAAGTCTGACCTTGGGCAAAAAGCAGAGGCAATCTCCGATTATAATCAAGCGATCGAGCTCAATCCCAAATTAGCTCTTGCCTATGTCAATCGGGGCGCTGCCAAGTCTGAGCTTGGGCACAAAGCAGAGGCGATCTCCGATTATAATCAGGCGCTCGACCTCGATCCCAAATTAGCTGTTGCCTATGCCAATCGGGGTAGTGCCAAGTATGAGCTTGGGCAAAAAGCAGAGGCGATATCCGATTATAATCAGGCGATCGACCTCGATCCCAAATTAGCTATTGCCTACGTCGAGCGGGGCTATGTCAAGTACGATCTTGGAGAAAAAGAAGAGGCGATATCCGATTATAATCAGGCGATCGAGCTAAACCCCAATTATGCTGATGCCTACTACACTAGGGGTTTAGCTAACTCTGCCCTAGGAAAAACAGAAGACCCTCTCGCAGATCGTACTCAGGCGATCGAGCTTAACCCCAACTATTCTGATGCTTACTACACTCGGAGTGTAGCTAACTCTGCCCTAGAAACAGCAGAAGAAATACTCGTAGATTATACTCAGGCGCTCGACCTTAATTACAACAGTGCTAATGCCTACTTCCGTCGAGGTAGTTCCAAGTCTGACGTAGAGAAAAAAGCAGAGGCGATCGCAGATTATAATCAGGCGATCGAACTCAATCCCAAAGATGCTGTTGCCTACAACAATCGGGGTTTAGCAAAGTATAATTTAGGAGAAAATGAAGAAGCGCTCGCAGATTATAATCAGGCGATTCACCTTAATTCTTGCTATGCTGATGCCTACAACAATCGTGGTTTAGCTAAGTCTTTCCTAGGGCAAACAGAAGAAGCAATCGCAGATTATAATCAGGCGCTCGACCTTAATTCTTGCTATGCTGATGCCTACTTAAATCGGGGCTTAGCCAAGTCTGCCCTAGGGCAAAAAGCAGAGGCAATCGCAGATTATAATCAGGCGATTGACATCGATCCAAAACTAGCTGTTGCCTACAATAATCGCGGTAATACCAAGTCTGCTCTAGGTGAAAAAACAGAGGCGATCGCAGATTATACTAAGGCGATAGAGCTTAATTACTACAATCCTCATCCCTACTACAATCGGGGTTTGACTAAGTATAATCTAGGGGAACAAGAAGCAGCGATCGCAGATTATAGTAAGGTAATCGAGCTTAGTTACTATAATGCTCATGCCTACTACAATCGTGGTTTAGCCAAGTCTGACCTAGGACAAAAAGCAGAGGCGATCGCCGATTATCAAAAAGCCGCTGACTTGTACAAGTACCAAGGAAATACAAGTGATTACCAAGAGGCTATTAACAAAATTCAAGAATTATCAGCAGAGTAG
- a CDS encoding universal stress protein has product MVLNTVLVAIDNSELATQVLQVVGHFHLEPTAKVILVHVVSYGTSDFDEVVDRPHAQGDEIAYREVEKLLQSYQEKLPCQSELEIVSGQPAEEIVRLAHIYKADLIAIGCRGLTGLKRILEGSVSAEVVAEAPCSVLVVRAK; this is encoded by the coding sequence ATGGTATTGAATACTGTTTTGGTAGCGATCGACAATTCAGAGTTAGCGACTCAGGTACTGCAAGTTGTAGGACACTTTCACCTAGAACCGACGGCAAAGGTGATTCTAGTTCATGTTGTCAGTTATGGTACGTCGGATTTTGACGAGGTTGTCGATCGACCTCACGCTCAGGGAGATGAAATTGCTTACCGAGAGGTAGAGAAGTTGCTGCAATCTTATCAGGAAAAGTTGCCTTGCCAGAGCGAATTGGAGATTGTTTCGGGACAACCTGCAGAAGAAATTGTTCGTTTGGCTCATATTTATAAGGCCGATTTAATTGCGATCGGCTGTCGGGGTTTAACCGGTTTAAAGCGGATTTTGGAGGGATCGGTGAGTGCGGAAGTTGTGGCTGAGGCTCCTTGTTCCGTGTTGGTGGTGCGCGCTAAGTAA
- the hisD gene encoding histidinol dehydrogenase, translated as MLRIITQWVEAQAELRRICDRTHDELVVHKEATVREVLQAVRRKGDQAVLHYTAEFDRITLNVEDVRVSGAELDAAYQQVSKELLNAIRTACKQVEAFHRQRVPKSWVQFGDDEIVLGKRYTPVDRAGIYIPGGQASYPSSVIMNAIPAKVAKVPRLVMCTPPGQEKKMNPAVLVAAQEAGVDEIYRVGGAQAIAALAYGTETIPKVDLITGPGNIYVTLAKKLVYGSVGIDSLAGPSEVLIIADGSANPVHVAADMLAQAEHDSMASAILLTADSVLARKVVAEVDRQLANHPRRTLTEKAIVNYGLVVVVDSLKAAAELSNEFAPEHLELQVADPWALLDQIRHAGAIFLGCSTPEAVGDYLAGPNHTLPTSGAPRYASPLGVETFIKHSSLIQYSPAALKKVSRAINVLAEAEGLPSHADSVRLRTENEGKGEF; from the coding sequence ATGCTGCGAATCATTACTCAGTGGGTTGAGGCACAAGCTGAACTGCGACGGATCTGCGATCGCACCCATGACGAACTTGTCGTTCACAAAGAAGCCACCGTGCGGGAGGTGCTGCAAGCTGTAAGGCGCAAAGGCGATCAGGCTGTGCTGCACTACACTGCTGAATTTGACCGCATAACCCTAAATGTGGAAGATGTACGGGTGAGTGGCGCCGAATTGGATGCTGCTTACCAGCAGGTGTCGAAAGAATTATTAAATGCCATCCGCACAGCTTGCAAACAGGTAGAGGCGTTTCACCGACAGCGCGTACCCAAATCTTGGGTGCAGTTTGGCGATGACGAGATTGTTTTGGGCAAGCGCTACACGCCGGTCGATCGAGCGGGAATCTACATTCCTGGCGGTCAGGCGTCCTATCCGAGCTCGGTGATCATGAATGCGATTCCTGCGAAGGTCGCCAAGGTGCCGAGACTGGTGATGTGTACTCCCCCCGGACAAGAGAAGAAAATGAATCCTGCGGTGCTGGTAGCGGCTCAGGAAGCGGGAGTTGATGAGATTTATCGGGTCGGCGGGGCGCAGGCGATCGCGGCTTTGGCCTACGGTACGGAAACTATTCCGAAGGTGGATTTAATTACTGGGCCGGGGAATATTTACGTCACCCTGGCTAAAAAACTGGTTTACGGGAGTGTGGGGATCGATTCTCTGGCTGGCCCGTCGGAAGTGCTGATTATTGCCGATGGTTCGGCGAATCCTGTGCACGTGGCTGCGGATATGTTGGCTCAAGCTGAGCACGATTCGATGGCGTCGGCAATTTTGCTGACGGCGGATTCGGTGCTGGCTAGGAAGGTTGTGGCTGAAGTAGACAGACAGTTGGCAAATCACCCGCGCCGAACTTTAACAGAAAAGGCGATCGTCAACTATGGTTTAGTCGTAGTAGTTGACTCGCTCAAAGCGGCGGCGGAACTCTCTAACGAGTTTGCGCCCGAACACTTGGAATTGCAAGTTGCAGATCCCTGGGCTTTGCTCGACCAAATTCGCCACGCTGGGGCGATTTTCTTGGGCTGCTCGACGCCGGAAGCTGTAGGTGATTATTTGGCTGGCCCGAATCACACTTTGCCGACTTCTGGGGCTCCGCGCTATGCGTCGCCGCTGGGTGTCGAAACTTTTATCAAGCATTCGAGTTTGATTCAATATTCGCCTGCTGCACTTAAGAAGGTGAGTAGGGCGATTAATGTTTTAGCCGAAGCAGAGGGGCTTCCTTCTCACGCGGATTCGGTGCGGCTGCGGACTGAAAATGAGGGAAAGGGTGAGTTTTAG
- the rpsT gene encoding 30S ribosomal protein S20, whose product MANIKSAVKRVKIAERNRLYNKSYKSAVKTLMKKYFAAVEKYAAAPSPELMQEVQQRMSEAYSKIDKAVKKGVLHRNNGARKKSRLARTLKPHEVSVAS is encoded by the coding sequence ATGGCAAATATTAAGTCCGCCGTCAAACGAGTCAAAATCGCCGAACGTAACCGCTTGTACAACAAATCTTACAAGTCAGCGGTCAAAACTTTGATGAAGAAGTATTTCGCTGCCGTAGAGAAGTACGCCGCAGCTCCGAGCCCGGAATTAATGCAAGAAGTCCAGCAGCGAATGTCTGAGGCTTACAGCAAAATTGACAAAGCTGTCAAAAAAGGTGTACTCCACCGCAACAACGGCGCTCGCAAAAAGTCCCGCTTGGCAAGAACCCTCAAGCCGCACGAAGTATCGGTAGCATCTTAA
- a CDS encoding TatD family hydrolase: MQLIDTHVHINFEIYKSELEAIRERWREAGVVRLVHSCVEPEEFAGIQAIANQFAEVSFAVGLHPLDADKWKDETASQIRELASSDSRVVAIGETGLDFYKADDREHQFKVFEAQLAIAQELDKPVIIHCRDAAAPMAEMLRNFWQTRGPVRGVMHCWGGTPEETQWFLDLGFYISFSGTVTFKKALQIQESACMVNSDRILVETDCPFLAPVPQRGKRNEPAYVYYVAEQVAKLRGVSLLTLSQQTTKNACQLFGFSV, from the coding sequence ATGCAGCTCATCGACACTCACGTTCATATCAACTTTGAAATCTACAAATCTGAGTTAGAAGCCATTCGAGAACGCTGGCGCGAAGCTGGTGTAGTTCGGCTGGTTCATTCTTGTGTAGAGCCAGAAGAGTTTGCCGGCATTCAAGCAATCGCCAACCAGTTTGCAGAAGTGTCCTTTGCGGTTGGACTCCACCCCCTAGATGCGGACAAGTGGAAAGACGAGACTGCAAGCCAGATTAGGGAATTAGCAAGTTCGGACTCTAGGGTAGTGGCGATCGGCGAAACCGGACTGGACTTTTATAAAGCTGACGATCGAGAACACCAGTTTAAAGTGTTTGAGGCACAGCTTGCAATCGCCCAGGAACTTGACAAACCAGTCATTATCCACTGTCGCGACGCCGCCGCCCCAATGGCCGAAATGCTGAGGAACTTTTGGCAAACACGCGGGCCAGTGCGCGGGGTCATGCACTGCTGGGGAGGCACGCCCGAAGAAACCCAGTGGTTTTTAGACCTAGGTTTCTACATCAGTTTTAGCGGAACAGTCACCTTTAAAAAAGCCTTGCAAATACAAGAATCAGCTTGTATGGTAAATAGCGATCGCATCCTGGTCGAGACAGATTGCCCTTTTCTCGCCCCCGTACCCCAGCGGGGAAAACGCAACGAACCAGCCTATGTCTACTACGTAGCCGAGCAAGTTGCTAAATTGAGAGGAGTTTCTCTCTTAACTTTGTCCCAGCAGACAACCAAAAATGCCTGTCAGCTATTCGGCTTTTCAGTTTAG
- the rpoB gene encoding DNA-directed RNA polymerase subunit beta, with product MTTKDYTEFAFTLPDLIEIQRASFRWFLEAGLIEELDSFSPITDYTGKLELHFMGKDFKLKRPKYDVDEAKRRDSTYSVQMYVPTRLINKETGEIKEQEVFIGDLPLMTERGTFIINGAERVIVNQIVRSPGVYYKSETDKNGRRSYNASLIPNRGAWLKFETDKNDLVWVRIDKTRKLSAQVLLKALGLTDGEIYDSLRHPEYFQKTIEKEGQFGEEEALMELYRKLRPGEPPTVAGGEQLLNSRFFDPKRYDLGRVGRYKLNKKLRLTVPDTMRVLTSQDILTAIDYLINLEFDIGSTDDIDHLGNRRVRSVGELLQNQVRVGLNRLERIIRERMTVSDADSLSPASLVNPKPLVAAIKEFFGSSQLSQFMDQTNPLAELTHKRRLSALGPGGLTRERAGFAVRDIHPSHYGRICPIETPEGPNAGLIGSLATHARVNPYGFIETPFYPVEKGRVLRDKAPVYMTADEEDDLRVAPGDISLDENNNLLGETVAVRYRQEFTTTTPMQVDYMAISPVQIVSVATSLIPFLEHDDANRALMGSNMQRQAVPLLKPERPLVGTGLEAQAARDSGMVVVSRIDGEVIYIDATRIIVKPLPVDAESNSSEEHFLIKEYDDLKVKQPSVWKQKYAGCIEHELQKYQRSNQDTCLNQRPLIYEGDRVVAGQVLADGSSTEGAELALGHNILVAYMPWEGYNYEDAMLISERLVYEDIYTSIHIEKYEIEARQTKLGPEEITREIPNVGEDALRQLDEQGIIRKGAWVEASDILVGKVTPKGESDQPPEEKLLRAIFGEKARDVRDNSLRVPNGEKGRVVDVRVFTREQGDELPPGANMVVRVYVAQKRKIQVGDKMAGRHGNKGIVSRILPMEDMPYLPDGTPVDIVLNPLGVPSRMNVGQIFECLLGWAGENLSMRFKMVPFDEMHGSEKSRETVHGKLQEAREKTGKPWVFNENHPGKTIVYDGRTGEPFDRPITVGIAYMLKLVHLVDDKIHARSTGPYSLVTQQPLGGKAQQGGQRFGEMEVWALEAFGAAYTLQELLTVKSDDMQGRNEALNAIVKGKAIPRPGTPESFKVLMRELQSLCLDIAVHKVNTSDEGSEHVEVDLMADAGGKRSPSRPTYESLSRDELDED from the coding sequence ATGACCACTAAAGATTACACAGAATTCGCCTTCACCTTGCCCGACCTGATCGAAATCCAGCGGGCAAGTTTTCGCTGGTTCCTAGAAGCCGGGCTGATCGAAGAACTCGACAGCTTCTCCCCGATTACAGACTACACGGGCAAGCTGGAACTTCACTTCATGGGCAAAGACTTCAAACTCAAGCGCCCCAAATACGATGTGGACGAAGCCAAGCGCAGGGACAGCACCTACTCGGTGCAAATGTACGTACCCACCCGCCTGATTAACAAAGAAACAGGGGAAATCAAAGAACAAGAAGTCTTCATCGGCGATTTGCCGTTGATGACCGAGCGCGGCACTTTCATTATCAACGGCGCAGAACGGGTGATTGTCAACCAAATCGTGCGTTCCCCAGGCGTGTACTACAAATCGGAAACCGACAAAAACGGTCGCCGTTCCTACAACGCCAGTCTGATCCCCAACCGCGGTGCTTGGCTGAAATTTGAAACAGACAAAAACGATTTAGTCTGGGTCAGAATCGACAAAACCCGCAAGCTCTCAGCCCAGGTGCTGCTCAAAGCCCTCGGACTCACAGACGGCGAAATCTACGACTCACTCCGCCACCCGGAATACTTCCAAAAAACGATCGAGAAAGAAGGACAATTCGGCGAAGAAGAAGCTTTGATGGAACTCTACCGCAAACTCCGTCCAGGCGAACCCCCCACCGTGGCGGGCGGCGAACAGCTCCTCAACTCGCGCTTTTTCGACCCCAAACGCTACGATTTGGGCCGAGTCGGCCGCTACAAACTCAACAAAAAATTGCGCTTGACAGTCCCCGATACCATGCGGGTGCTGACATCGCAAGATATCTTGACGGCGATCGACTACTTAATTAACCTCGAATTCGACATCGGCTCCACCGACGACATCGACCACTTAGGCAACCGTCGCGTCCGCAGTGTCGGAGAACTGCTGCAAAACCAAGTGCGGGTCGGCCTCAACCGCTTAGAACGGATCATCCGCGAACGGATGACCGTCTCGGATGCCGACTCCCTCAGCCCCGCTTCTCTGGTCAACCCCAAACCGCTGGTAGCAGCAATCAAGGAATTCTTCGGTTCCTCCCAGCTATCGCAGTTCATGGATCAAACCAACCCCCTGGCAGAACTGACTCACAAGCGCCGGCTTTCCGCCTTGGGCCCTGGAGGTCTGACTCGCGAGCGCGCCGGGTTTGCGGTGCGGGACATTCACCCGTCCCACTACGGCCGGATTTGCCCGATCGAAACACCAGAAGGCCCCAACGCCGGTCTGATCGGTTCCTTGGCAACCCACGCCCGAGTAAACCCCTACGGCTTCATTGAAACTCCTTTTTATCCAGTAGAAAAAGGACGGGTGCTGCGCGACAAAGCCCCCGTTTACATGACAGCCGACGAAGAAGACGATTTGCGCGTCGCCCCCGGAGACATCAGCCTCGACGAAAACAACAACCTCTTGGGCGAAACCGTAGCCGTCCGCTACCGCCAAGAATTTACGACGACTACGCCGATGCAGGTGGACTACATGGCGATTTCGCCGGTGCAAATCGTCTCCGTCGCGACATCGCTGATTCCGTTCCTGGAACACGACGACGCCAACCGAGCTCTGATGGGATCGAATATGCAGCGGCAAGCTGTGCCGCTGCTGAAACCAGAACGGCCCCTAGTCGGTACGGGCTTAGAAGCTCAGGCGGCGCGAGATTCCGGAATGGTTGTGGTTTCCCGGATCGACGGCGAGGTAATTTACATCGACGCTACCCGGATTATTGTCAAACCCCTGCCTGTAGATGCCGAATCTAATTCCAGCGAAGAACATTTCCTGATTAAGGAATACGACGATCTCAAAGTCAAACAGCCATCGGTTTGGAAGCAAAAATATGCAGGCTGCATCGAACACGAACTGCAAAAATATCAGCGTTCTAACCAAGATACTTGTTTAAACCAGCGTCCGCTGATTTATGAGGGCGATCGAGTCGTAGCAGGTCAAGTTCTCGCCGACGGTTCCTCCACCGAAGGGGCAGAACTCGCTCTGGGTCACAACATCCTCGTAGCTTATATGCCTTGGGAAGGCTACAACTACGAAGACGCCATGCTAATTAGCGAGCGTTTGGTGTACGAAGATATCTACACATCGATCCACATTGAAAAATACGAAATCGAAGCCCGCCAAACTAAACTCGGCCCCGAAGAAATCACCCGCGAAATTCCTAACGTCGGCGAAGACGCGCTGCGCCAGCTAGACGAACAGGGCATTATCCGCAAAGGTGCCTGGGTAGAAGCCAGCGACATCCTAGTCGGCAAAGTCACCCCCAAAGGCGAATCCGACCAACCGCCGGAAGAAAAACTGCTGAGGGCAATCTTCGGCGAAAAAGCCCGCGACGTGCGAGACAATTCCCTCCGCGTCCCTAACGGCGAAAAAGGCCGCGTGGTAGACGTGCGGGTGTTTACCCGCGAACAGGGCGACGAACTGCCCCCCGGCGCCAACATGGTCGTCCGCGTCTACGTGGCTCAAAAGCGCAAAATTCAAGTCGGCGACAAAATGGCCGGCCGCCACGGAAATAAGGGTATTGTCTCCCGGATTCTGCCGATGGAGGATATGCCTTATTTGCCCGACGGGACTCCGGTTGACATAGTGCTCAATCCCTTGGGGGTACCGTCGCGGATGAACGTAGGTCAGATTTTTGAGTGCTTGCTGGGATGGGCCGGCGAAAATCTCTCGATGCGGTTCAAGATGGTGCCTTTTGATGAAATGCACGGATCTGAAAAGTCGCGGGAAACCGTACACGGCAAGCTGCAAGAAGCCAGGGAAAAAACCGGCAAGCCTTGGGTGTTTAACGAAAATCACCCCGGCAAGACTATTGTCTACGATGGCAGAACTGGCGAACCGTTCGATCGCCCGATCACAGTCGGCATCGCCTATATGCTGAAGCTGGTGCACTTGGTAGACGATAAGATCCACGCCCGCAGCACAGGCCCTTACTCGCTGGTAACGCAGCAGCCTCTCGGCGGCAAAGCGCAGCAGGGAGGTCAGCGGTTCGGAGAAATGGAAGTCTGGGCTCTGGAAGCGTTCGGCGCAGCTTATACTTTGCAAGAGTTGCTGACTGTGAAGTCGGACGATATGCAGGGGCGGAATGAAGCGCTGAATGCCATTGTTAAAGGCAAAGCTATTCCGCGCCCCGGTACGCCGGAATCTTTCAAGGTGCTGATGCGGGAGTTGCAATCTTTGTGCTTGGATATTGCCGTGCACAAGGTGAATACGTCCGACGAGGGCAGCGAGCACGTTGAGGTGGATTTGATGGCAGATGCTGGGGGCAAGCGATCGCCCTCCCGGCCTACTTACGAATCGCTTTCTCGTGACGAACTGGACGAGGATTAG